One Alkalicoccus halolimnae DNA segment encodes these proteins:
- the pdhA gene encoding pyruvate dehydrogenase (acetyl-transferring) E1 component subunit alpha, protein MEKTKELQKVEEQFETFQILDEKGKIVNKEAMPELSDEQLKEMMTRMVYTRIWDQRAISLNRQGRLGFYAPVAGQEASMIGSQFALDKKDWILPGYRDIPQIYYHGLPLHQAFLWSRGHFQGGQVPEGVRIMLPQIIIGAQITQTAGVAMGLKKDKEEQVAVTYTGDGGASQGDFYEGMNFAGAFNLPAVFIVQNNRFAISVPVEQQSAAKTIAQKAVAAGIHGQQVDGMDILAVYAATEEARNRGIEGNGPTMLELMTYRYGPHTMAGDDPTRYRTSEEDDEWEKKDPIVRFRKFLEGKKLWSEEEEEKIVEQAKEDIKAAIKEADGAPKQKVTDLIDITYSDQKPTNLDEQREQYEKKESK, encoded by the coding sequence ATGGAAAAAACGAAAGAGCTCCAAAAAGTTGAAGAGCAGTTTGAAACTTTTCAAATTCTCGATGAAAAAGGAAAGATAGTTAATAAGGAAGCAATGCCTGAACTTTCAGATGAACAATTGAAAGAAATGATGACGCGTATGGTTTATACAAGAATTTGGGATCAGCGTGCTATTTCCTTGAACCGGCAGGGACGTCTTGGTTTCTATGCACCGGTCGCTGGTCAGGAAGCTTCAATGATAGGTTCTCAGTTTGCTCTGGATAAAAAGGACTGGATTCTGCCGGGTTACCGTGATATTCCACAGATCTATTACCACGGGCTTCCGCTTCACCAGGCGTTCTTATGGTCACGTGGACATTTTCAGGGCGGCCAGGTTCCTGAAGGAGTACGTATTATGCTCCCGCAAATCATTATCGGCGCTCAGATAACCCAGACGGCAGGTGTAGCTATGGGTCTGAAAAAAGATAAAGAGGAGCAGGTAGCGGTCACGTATACAGGAGACGGCGGAGCTTCTCAGGGAGATTTCTATGAAGGAATGAATTTCGCTGGCGCGTTTAATCTTCCTGCAGTATTTATCGTACAGAACAATCGATTTGCTATTTCCGTACCAGTTGAGCAGCAGTCTGCAGCTAAAACAATCGCTCAAAAAGCTGTTGCAGCCGGCATTCATGGCCAGCAGGTGGACGGAATGGATATTCTTGCTGTTTATGCAGCTACGGAAGAAGCGAGAAACCGCGGTATTGAGGGAAATGGGCCGACAATGCTTGAGCTCATGACGTACCGCTATGGGCCTCATACGATGGCTGGCGACGATCCGACTCGTTACCGTACTTCTGAAGAGGACGATGAGTGGGAAAAGAAAGATCCGATCGTCCGTTTCCGTAAATTCCTTGAAGGAAAGAAGTTATGGTCTGAAGAAGAAGAAGAAAAAATTGTTGAACAGGCCAAAGAAGATATTAAAGCTGCTATCAAAGAAGCAGACGGAGCCCCTAAGCAGAAAGTTACAGACTTGATTGATATCACTTATTCCGATCAGAAACCTACGAACCTTGATGAGCAGCGTGAACAATACGAGAAGAAGGAGTCGAAGTAA
- a CDS encoding dihydrolipoamide acetyltransferase family protein, whose protein sequence is MAYEFKLPDIGEGIHEGEIVKWEVKEGDEVKEDDVLCEVQNDKAVVEIPSPVDGTIKKLHVEEGTVTTVGTVIITFDTDAEPPEEEESEEEEEESTEEKKEDSSEEKSEEKQEQPESAEEVDESARVIAMPSVRKYAREQDVNIRQVRGSGKNGRVMREDIDAFASGDQKSAASEEAPQEETKKEEKQPVAAYEPAEGESETREKMSGMRKAIAKAMVNSKQTAPHVTLMDEIDVTALVEHRKQFKPVAQEKGIKLTYLPYVVKALTSAVREFPALNTSLDDSTEEIVHKHYYNIGIAADTEKGLLVPVVKNTDRKSIFKISDQINDLAGKARDGKLASEEMKGASITITNIGSAGGQWFTPVINHPEVAILGLGRISEKPVVKDGEVVIAPVLALSLSFDHRIIDGATAQHALNHIKRLLNDPQLLVMEG, encoded by the coding sequence ATGGCATATGAATTTAAACTTCCGGATATCGGTGAAGGTATTCATGAAGGTGAAATTGTTAAGTGGGAAGTAAAAGAAGGGGACGAGGTAAAAGAAGATGACGTCCTGTGTGAAGTTCAAAATGATAAGGCAGTCGTTGAAATTCCATCTCCCGTCGACGGAACAATCAAAAAACTTCACGTTGAAGAAGGAACAGTTACGACAGTAGGAACAGTTATCATAACTTTCGATACTGACGCGGAACCTCCGGAAGAAGAAGAGTCAGAGGAAGAGGAAGAAGAAAGCACGGAAGAAAAAAAGGAAGACAGTTCTGAAGAAAAATCAGAAGAAAAGCAGGAGCAGCCTGAATCTGCAGAAGAAGTAGATGAAAGTGCACGAGTTATCGCGATGCCTTCCGTACGTAAATATGCAAGAGAACAGGATGTAAACATTCGCCAGGTGCGCGGTTCTGGAAAGAATGGCCGTGTTATGCGTGAAGATATAGATGCATTTGCTTCCGGTGACCAAAAATCAGCTGCTTCCGAAGAGGCTCCTCAAGAAGAGACAAAGAAGGAAGAAAAGCAGCCTGTAGCAGCGTATGAGCCTGCAGAAGGGGAATCTGAAACACGCGAAAAAATGTCCGGCATGCGTAAAGCAATCGCTAAAGCGATGGTTAATTCCAAGCAGACAGCTCCGCACGTAACTCTAATGGACGAGATTGATGTAACAGCTCTTGTAGAGCACCGTAAACAGTTTAAGCCGGTAGCTCAGGAAAAAGGGATTAAACTCACCTATCTTCCTTATGTTGTGAAAGCATTAACCAGTGCTGTGCGTGAATTCCCTGCTCTAAATACGTCTCTCGATGATTCAACTGAAGAGATCGTGCATAAGCATTATTACAACATTGGTATTGCAGCGGACACGGAAAAAGGTCTTCTTGTTCCAGTCGTGAAAAACACTGACCGTAAATCTATATTCAAGATTTCTGATCAAATTAATGACCTTGCAGGTAAAGCACGGGATGGAAAGCTCGCCTCTGAAGAAATGAAGGGCGCTTCTATAACGATTACAAATATAGGATCAGCCGGCGGTCAATGGTTTACTCCAGTTATCAATCATCCAGAAGTAGCCATTCTTGGACTTGGACGAATTTCAGAGAAGCCAGTAGTGAAAGACGGTGAAGTCGTTATTGCGCCTGTTTTAGCCTTGTCATTGAGCTTTGATCATCGTATCATTGATGGTGCGACAGCGCAGCATGCGTTAAACCATATTAAGCGTCTGTTGAACGATCCACAATTACTAGTAATGGAGGGATAA
- a CDS encoding alpha-ketoacid dehydrogenase subunit beta, with translation MAQMTMIQAITDAMRNELKNDEKVLVYGEDVGLNGGVFRATDGLQKEFGEERVFDTPLAESGIGGLAHGLSLTGYRSVMELQFFGFVFEAFDSVAGQMARLNYRSGGVYNAPVTIRSPFGGGVKTPEMHADSLEGLMAQTPGLKVVIPSNPYDAKGLLISAIRDNDPVVFLEHMKLYRSFRDEVPEEEYTVPLGKADIKREGTDISIISYGAMVQTSLKAAEKLEKDGISAEVVDLRTVSPLDIETIIESVKKTNRAVVVQEAQKQAGIAATVVAEINDRAILSLEAPVGRVTAPDTIFPFAAAEDTWLPNEKDVAAKVKEIIEF, from the coding sequence ATGGCGCAAATGACAATGATTCAAGCTATTACAGATGCAATGCGAAATGAATTGAAAAATGATGAAAAAGTATTAGTTTACGGAGAAGACGTGGGTCTGAATGGTGGAGTTTTCCGCGCTACAGATGGTCTGCAAAAAGAATTTGGCGAGGAGCGCGTATTTGACACACCGCTTGCTGAATCCGGTATCGGCGGTCTGGCTCATGGCCTCAGTCTGACAGGCTACCGTTCCGTTATGGAACTTCAATTCTTCGGTTTCGTATTTGAAGCTTTTGATTCCGTGGCAGGACAGATGGCCCGTCTTAACTACCGTTCAGGGGGAGTCTACAATGCTCCCGTTACGATCCGCTCCCCGTTTGGCGGCGGAGTAAAAACTCCGGAAATGCACGCAGACAGTCTGGAAGGGCTTATGGCACAGACGCCAGGCCTGAAAGTTGTAATCCCGTCTAACCCTTATGATGCGAAAGGTCTTCTTATTTCTGCCATCCGCGACAACGATCCAGTTGTCTTTTTGGAACACATGAAACTTTATCGTTCTTTCCGGGATGAAGTACCGGAAGAGGAATATACGGTACCATTGGGCAAAGCAGACATTAAGCGTGAAGGGACAGACATTTCTATTATTTCTTACGGAGCAATGGTTCAGACTTCACTTAAAGCTGCTGAAAAGCTTGAAAAAGACGGAATATCTGCGGAAGTTGTTGACCTTCGAACTGTCAGCCCGCTCGATATTGAAACAATTATTGAATCTGTTAAGAAAACAAATCGCGCTGTCGTAGTTCAGGAAGCTCAGAAACAGGCAGGAATTGCTGCTACAGTCGTCGCGGAAATAAACGATCGAGCTATTTTAAGCCTGGAGGCTCCAGTCGGAAGAGTTACGGCACCAGACACTATTTTCCCGTTTGCAGCCGCAGAAGATACATGGCTTCCGAACGAAAAAGACGTTGCAGCTAAAGTAAAAGAAATTATTGAATTTTAA